Part of the Paenibacillus sp. FSL R7-0273 genome is shown below.
GATGTTTTTGCGGACAACGCGCTGGGATACGGAACGCTCTGCCAATTCTGGCTTATTCACTTCCACGTCGAAATGTCCGGCATTGCAGAGGATTGCTCCGTCCTTCATCACATCGTAATGCTCACCGCGGATTACATAACGGTTCCCGGTTACAGTTACGAAGAAATCACCGTGCTTGGCCGCTTCCTCCATCTTCATAACCTGGAAGCCGTCCATGTGCGCTTCAACCGCTTTGATTGCATCAACCTCTGTTACAATTACATTTGCTCCAAGGCCTTTTGCACGCATTGCCACACCTTTACCACACCAGCCGTAACCGACTACAACTACTGTTTTGCCCGCTACAATCAGGTTGGTTGTGCGGACGATGCCGTCCCAGGCTGACTGGCCTGTGCCATAGCGGTTATCGAACAGATACTTGCAGTAAGCATCATTAACAGCTACCATCGGGAACTTCAGGATACCCTGCTTCTGCAGTGCCTTCAACCGGATAATACCGGTAGTTGTTTCTTCGGCACCGCCGCGGATATTCTCCATCAGATCCGGCCGCTCCGAGTGCAGCAGTGTTGCGAAATCGCCGCCGTCATCAATAATCAGGTCCGGCTTGCTTTCCAGTGCCTTGATATTCAGTGCCTTGAACTCCTCCGGAGCCGGATTATATTTGGCGAATACTGTAATTCCGTCTTCGACAAGCGCTGCACAGACATCATCCTGCGTAGAAAGAGGATTGGAGCCGGTAATTGTCACTTCAGCGCCGCCGGCCTGAACCACCTTTGCAAGATACGCTGTTTTTGCTTCCAGATGCAGCGTAATCGACACCTTCAGTCCCTTGAACGGCTGCTCGGCTTCAAATTGCTCACGGATACGGTTTAGCACCGGCATATGCTGGCGGACCCAGTCGATTTTGAGATGGCCTTCCGGGGCAAGCGACATATCCGCAACGATACTGTTTTGTTTCGACAATGAACTCATAATACAACCTCCTAAAATTTTGGATTAATTATGTTCCTACATATATATAATACGATGTGATCCGCTGAAGTCGGCGGGCATCTCCATCAGCTCATCAAGCCAGGCCAGGCCGTAGCGGTTAAGGTAGTACATAACGTTATAAGCACGTTCCTGCAGCTTGCCTGCAGGCATCAGCGACAGCTCAATCCGTTCCCACTGGCGAAGCGCAGCTTCATTCTGCTTCTCCATCGCGTCCTGGGCTTTAGCCTGCAGGAAGGAAATCTGGTCGATGATCTTCTCCTTATTGTTGTTCCCCAGCTTGAGCAGTCCGGCCTGGATGCTGCCGAGCTGTTCAATCAGCGGCTCATACAAGGCTGTGAAGGACTCCTTAACCTCCAGGAAACGGCGGTCCAGCTCCAGCTCATCCTGTGCAGCCAGCCATTCCTTGCGTTTGCTGTCAAGCCCGGAGCGAACATCACTGAATGTAAGCCCGTATTTTTCCATATGCTTATGCAGTGTTCCTTCAATTATAGTAAAAGACATCCGCGGCATGATCAGCGGCATCTGATCACTCACCACATCAAAGGCCTTACGCGGAATTGCCCAGTATGCAATCTCTCCCTGTCCCAGTACAGTAGCCAGAACCGGCAGAACGTAATTCTGCATCAGCGGACGGGTCAGCACATTGTTACTGAACCGCTCGGGGTGCGCCTCCAGCATGGACAAGAGCTCATCCCGGGTAAAGGATACCGTTCCTTTACGGTCACTGAATCCGCCTCCGGTCTTATGCAGCAAAAGCCGCGCTCCTTCGTGGATATAGAAGAGGTTTGCGTTGCCTGGGGTTACATCAGCCTGAAGCTCATACCCGGCAGCTGAAATTTCTTCTGAAGCCTGCTTGTAAGCCTCCTCTAGCTCATCATTCTTCTCGATCAAGGCTTTGAAGAACGGCTGCTCCAGGCTGCGCAGTGCAGGGTCGGCTGAATCCAGCAGAACAAGTCCGAATTTGCCGAACAAGGATCCCAGCAGCTTGGCGAACGCCTCGCTCATGCTGCAGGCCGTATCTGTTGATTTGCGGATAAACTCCATAATCTGCGGTTTGAATTCACTCTCCTGCAGCATACCGTCCAGCAGCCCGGTTACCTGCTGCCAGCTCTCCGTCTCCACAGTAATTGCGCTGACGGAAGCTCTCGGCCCTTCGGGTTTGTCCAGCTTGAGCTTGGTGAACTCGCTGCCGCGGTTTAATACATAGGTATGATTAACCTCATCCCAGTCATGGTCCTCTCCGGCGATCCAAAACAGCGGAATAACCGGCCGGCCAAGCTGCGCCGCAGCTTCTTTTGCAGCCAGAACCGCTGTTGCCGCCTTATAGATTACAAAAAGAGGTCCTGTGAACAGGCCGCTTTGCTGTCCGCCGGTTATTACCAGTGTCCGCGGCTGCTCCAGCAGGTCCAGTGAAGCCATCACCTCAGTGTGATTATTATGCTGCTGATTGTAGCGGCGCAGGACTGCGGCTACCCCGGCACGCCCGGCGCGCTGATGTTCCGTACGATCAAGCCAGTCTGCCCTTGCAATCCGGCTCTCTTCATTTCTGAAATCTCCGCCATACAGCTTATCTACCGCTTCATATTGACTTATATAATCGCGTGCGAGCTTAGACCCGCCCGGTATCGGTTCCGGCACTGCCCTCATACTAATTGCCTCCTGTTCAGTTGTACTGCTATATGTAAACATCTAGTCTGTAAACTCTATATGATTGTATCCAATGTAACGGCGCGCGTCAAAGAAATGTGCCTGACGCATAACAGGCGGGAGCTGAACGCTCCCGCCTGAATCTGTAGTACTGTGTAAATTAAGCAAATTTTTTGGCAACAAAATGACCTTTGGATACTTCCACAAGCTCAAAGTCGCTGTCATTCGATTTTTGATCAGCCGCAAAAATCGGGCTGCCCAGTTCATCATGCAAATGAATCCGCTTCTTGTTCGCTTCAACCTCCGGATCCGGCTCCGGAATCGCTGACAGCAGCGATTTGGTATACGGATGCAGCGGATTGGCATACAGCTCTTCACTCTCTGCAAGCTCTACCATTCTGCCCAGGTACATAACCGCTACGCGGTCACTGATGTGTTTAACCATAGACAGGTCATGCGCGATGAAGAGGTAAGTCAGGCCCAGACGGTCCTGCAGCTCCTTCAGCAGGTTGACAACCTGTGCCTGGATCGACACGTCAAGTGCAGAAATCGGCTCATCACAGACGATGAATTTAGGATTAACCGCAAGTGCGCGGGCAATCCCGATACGCTGGCGTTGTCCGCCGGAGAATTCATGCGGATAACGGGTAGCATGGTCATGGTTAAGGCCAACCATATCCAGCAGCTCTTCAATCCGTTTTTTGCGTTCAGCACGGCTTCCGGCCATACCGTGAATATCCAGTGCTTCTCCGATGATATCCGAAACCGTAAAGCGCGGATTCAGCGATGCGTACGGATCCTGGAAGATCATCTGCATATCACGGCGCATAGTCTTCATCTTGCCCGCGGACAGCTTGTAAATGTCGGTACCGTTGTATTTCACGCTTCCGGCAGTCGGTTCATATAGACGGAGAACCGTACGGCCAGCAGTAGTTTTACCACAGCCGGACTCACCTACCATCCCGAGGGTTTCGCCCTCACGGATAGAGAAACTGATATTATCAACAGCCTTAAGAACTCTACCTTTGCCTACATTAAAATACTTCTTAAGACCTTCAACTTCAATAAGGTTCTTACTCAAACGTACTGCACCTCCTTGGCCATCGAATGCAGAATCCAGCAGCCTGCCATAAGCGGAAGCTGAATTCTGTGGTGCCGGGGCCGTTCTGTCTGCATGCATACATTGCACCGCTGCAACGTGCAGCGAAAGGTCAGCCGGCCGGCTGTTTAATCTGATCCGGGGAATACCGCTGAACGGAATCAGCGGCTCCCCCTTCTTTCGGTTTCGTGGAGATATTGGTTAACGCGAGCCTCAGCATTTTTGATGCCCGCCGGTCCCGGCAGCATCTCAATACCTTGCCTCTTCGCTTCGGCCGCTGACATTTTCTGATGTTGGATCAAAACTTCGGTTATGTGTTTGCCCACTTTGATCGCAGGGTTTCAAAGAAGTCATCGGGTCATTCATTCATATGCCAATATCTTTACCGCGAATACTTTCCAAAGTCACATGCTCTTGCTTACTTTTTCAGTTTAGGATCAAGCGCATCGCGAAGGCCGTCACCAAAAATGTTAAAGGAAAGCATGATCAAGCTTACCAGGATAGCCGGGAACAGGAAGCGCCACGGGTAGTACAGCCAGCCGGTCAGTGAGTCGTTGATCATCGATCCGAGTGAAGAAATAGGAGCCTGTACACCAAGACCAAGGAAGCTCAGGAATGCTTCAGCAAAGATCGCATTCGGAACTGACAGAGTAATCGTTACGATAATAGGACCAACCGCATTCGGAAGCAGATGCCGGAACAGCAGTCTCTTGGAGCCTGCACCCATAGAGCGGGAAGCAAGTACGAATTCACGGTTTTTGAGCTGCATAATTTCACCGCGCACAATCCAGGACATATTTATCCAGCCTGTAATGGTTAAAGCCAGGATAATAGTTCCGAGGCTCGGCTCCATAACAACCAGCAGCAGAATAACTACCAGCAGGTAAGGAATAGCATACAGAATTTCTGAGAATTTGTTCATGATGTTATCCACACGGCCGCCGAAGTAGCCCATAATACCGCCGTAGATAACCCCGATCAGAAGGTCAATCGCCGCTGCAGCCACACCAACAATCAGTGAGATTCGTGCTCCATACCAGGTACGGACAAAGATATCACGGCCCAGATCATCGGTACCAAAGAAATGCGCAGCTGAAGGGGGCTTGTTTGTGTTCAACAGGTCATTGGAATAATAGTTGAATTTAGAAAAATACGGTGCGAAGATAGCAGCCAGTACAATCACGCCGAGAATACCCAGTGCGGTCATCGCCATTTTGTTCTGGCGCAGACGCTCCCAGGAATCTCTCCAGGCCGAAAGGCTTTCACGCTGAATGACCTCTGCCTGCTTTTCATCAATTCCGACTTTACGGAAATCTTCCGGCTTCAGGTTTGTGTCAAGCACTTTATTAGATGCCAATCTTTAGCCCTCCTTTCCTCCGCTTAATTTGATCCGTGGATCTACAAAGACATAGGCAATATCCGTCAGGAAACGTGCGACCATCAGCAGTACACCGTAGAAAATGGTAATCCCCATAATGACTGTGTAGTCACGGACCCCGATCGCTTCCACGAACTGCTTGCCGATACCGCCGATACCAAAGATCTGCTCAATAACAACCGAACCGGTTACAACGTTAGCAGTCATTGGGCCCAGGTAAGTAACAACCGGCAGAATTCCGTTACGCAGCACATGGCGGCTCAGAATTGCAGGCCAGCTCAAGCCCTTGGCTTTGGCTGTCTTAATGTAATCAGAATGCAGTACCTCAAGCATACTGGAACGGGTCAGACGGGCTATAAAGGCTATAGGCTGCGCAGATAATGCAGCTACAGGCAGGAAATAATAGAGCGGTCCCTTAAAGCCTTGTACCGGCAGCCAGCCGAATTTATAAGCGAGAACATATTGCAGTACTGACGCGACAACAAAGCTCGGAACCGCAATCCCCAGCACGGCAATAACCATTGCAGCACTGTCCAGGAATTTCCGGTGATAAAGTGCGGCTATCATACCGAGGAACACTCCGACAATAACCGACACAATGATTGCGACAATTCCCAGCTTCAAGGACGCTGAAAACGTCTGGCCGATCAAATGGGTTACATCCTGATTCAAACGCTTCATGGATACACCCAGATCACCCTGCGCAACATCACCCAAATACTTAAAATACTGATGATAGAGCGGCTTGTCCAGACCGTATTGCTCATATAAACGCGCTTTTATTTCCGGCGGAACTTTTTTCTCGGAAGTAAACGGATCCCCCGGAATTGCTTTCATTAAGAAAAAGGTTGCTGAAATAAGCACAAACAGCGATACGAGCATGTAGAACAGCTTATTTGCAATATAACGAACCATCCCCATCAACACCTCCTTCGACATTTTTTTTAGACACACTAATTGATTTTATGCAAAAAACGGCAGTTTGTCTATTTTCTAATTTTGTAAATGCGAGTAAACATTAACAAAAAGCCTGAAATGCAAAAAAAAGGGATATATATGGAATACCACATATATATCCCGAAGTGTATAGCAAACTCCAGATAACTAACTATTCAGTTCAGCTTACTGAAGTTTCTGTTCTTAGTGCTCGAGCAGGTAGCCGCGAGTCAGGTCGATTGCACCGCTGAAGTCAAGAGTTACACCTTTGAGGTACTCTTTAGTCAGGGAGTTGTTAGTGTAGTAGTAGATAGGCATCAGAATCTGATCGTCACCAATCAGCAATTGCTCAGCTTTAGCAAACATTTCTTGGCGGGCTGCCAGGTCAGAGCTTGCTTTAGCATCGTTGATCAGCTTGTCGTATTCTGGGTTAGCGTAACCAGTATCATTGTTACCGCCGCCAGTTACCCACATATCAAGGAAGGTCATTGGATCATTGTAATCCGCAGTCCAGCCTGCACGTGCAACCTGGTAGTTCAGGTTTTGACGGTTTTCGATGAATACAGCCCACTCTTGGTTAACAGTCTGTACATCTACGCCCAGGTTTTGTTTCCACATGTCAGCGATAGCCAGGGCAATTTTCTTGTGGCCTTCACTTGTGTTGTAAGTCAGTTCGAAAGTAGGCAGTGCAGTAATTCCTTCTTCTTTCAGACCTTCAGCAAGCAATGTCTTAGCTTGTTCTACATCTTCAGTGAAGTAGCTGTCAGCAACTGCGCTACGGAATTCGCCGTCAGCACCAGCGATACCCGGAGGTACGAAGCCGAATGCAGGCAGCTGTCCGCCCTGGGTAACATTGTCAATCAGAAGCTGACGGTTGATAGCCATGGACAGGGCTTTACGGATTTTAGCGTTAGAGAAAGGTTTCTCAGTAACGTTGAATTCATAGTAGTAAACAGAAGCGATACCTTTACGGTTGAACTCGTTAGGAAGTTCTTTTTCTACGATAGGAATCTGGTCAGAAGGAATTTCTCCTGTAGGACCGCCAGCGCGGTCAAGTTCACCATTCTTGTAGCTCAGCAGCTCAGTAGCGCCGCTGTTAACAAGTGTGAAGTCGATTTTGCTAAGTTTAATGGATGCAGCATCCCAATATTTATCGTTCTTAGATACCTGCAGGGATTGTCCAGTAGTCCACTCGGTCAGTGTGAATGCACCGTTAGTGATCATAGTGTCTTTGCTGGTTGCCCAAGTAGCGTTACCCTCAACAGATGCGTGTACAGGGTAGTAAGTGTAGAAGGACAGCAATCCAAGGAAGTAAGGAGTTGGTGCCTTCAAAGTAACTTCAAGCGTTTTTTCGTCAACAGCCTTAACGCCTACTTCGTTCCAGTCAGTAACTTCTTTATTGTAGAAAGCTTCAGCGTTTTTCAGGTAGTACAATTGGTAAGCGTAAGGAGCTGCAGATTCTGCGTTAGGATCGAGCACGCGTTTCCAAGCGCGAACGAAATCTTCAGATGTTACAGCGTCGCCGTTGCTCCATACTGCATCGCGGAGCTTAAAGGTATATACCAGACCGTCAGCGGAAACATCCCAGCTTTCAGCAATACCAGGTTCTGCTTGTCCGCTTTCATCGTTCATACGAGTCAAGCCTTCGTACATTGTTTTCAGGACAGTGTTTGCTTGGCTGTCTTGAGCCAATGCAGGGTCAAATGTTGGCGGCTCTGCGCTCAGGTTAATTCTAAGCGTCTGGTCAGCAGCCAGCTTTTCATCACCGGTGTTACCTGTGTTCGTTCCAGCATTGTCACTTGGCGCATTAGTCGCCGCTGCGTTGCCGCTGTTTGCATTGTTGTTACTTCCGCAACCGGCAAGTACTGTACCGATTACAAGAACCAATGCAATCATGAGCAAAAGACTTTTACTCTTTTTCATCTAGCAGTTCCCCCTAAATAGAATGTGGTATATGGTTTATGATTATACAACCAGTGGTCAAAAAAATCTAGAGCAATATTTTCTGAAAACACATTTTTTTTAAAAACAGAAAATTTTGTGACAGTGACGCTTCACCGGAGCAGTGGAACATTACATCGCTTGTGATATGTATTGTATAAGGACTATAAACAAAAAAAGAATGTACAGGACACATAAAAAGAAGAACGACAGCCGCCAAACCGCCCGGAATAAACGCCTTCCGTCAACCTTTCCCTTAAGGCGATTCTGTGCGCCGCCAATCAGTCCGGCGGATATTAATACAATAAGTAGTATAAAATAAAACCCGAATCTTACATCAAACAGAATATTGAATAATGCTGAAACAGAAAGCAATAAAAAAAGGGTAGTCACATCCATTGCCAGCATTAATGTTCGTTTCCTATCCTGTTTGAGCCCCGTTCCGATAAAATAAACGATTAAAAATGGAACAACCGGGATGACGCCCAATATGACAAATGAATTTTGCAGCAGCTCCAATCAGCTTCACCTCTCTCTCGCACTCATGCCTTCGACAAGCTGGCAAATCCAGCGGTGCAGTGGTACCTGAATTCCCCGGCGCTCGGCTAAATCCACAATACTTCCGTTAATCCAGCGGATTTCCGTTCTCCTTCCGGCAAGCACATCGGCCAGCATGGAGGAGGTATTGCCCGAGGTTGCCCGGCATACCCGGGTAATATGCTCCCAGGCATCCGCCTCATAGTCAATTCCGCAGGCATCATATACAGCTACCGCTTCGGCGTAGAGCTCTTTCATCAGCCGGACCCGCTGGTCTGAGGCCAGGAGCTCGCCGTTCTGTATGCGCCACACCGCAGTTAGCGGATTGATTACGGCATTGATTAAGAGCTTCCGGTAAATCAGGGTATTCACTTTGTTCGACATAGAGGCGGAGAATCCTGCTGCCAGGAGCGCATCCGTGAAACTTCCCGCCGCCCCTTCCGGAAACTGCCTGTCCGTTTCAGCAATAGTATAGCCAGCCGTTTCCTGCCCTATGTATACTTCTCCTCTTCCGGTATGAATGACCTCCGTTAATGTTTTCCGTTTGGCCGCTTCAGTAGTTACAGCCGCCCATACAGAGGCATGCGGAAGCAGCTCCCGGAGCTTCTCCAGATGGCCGGATCCGTTCTGAAAGCAGACCGCCTGCAGCCTGACGCCAGCAAGATTCTTTAACATATCCGGCAGCTCGCTATGAAACGCCTGCTGCTTGAGTGTTACCGCCACCCATTCCCCGGGCTCACGCAGATAAGTCTCCGCGAAGGCCTCTGCCGCAGAAGCAGTGAATGCGGTTCCCTTCACAAACACAGGCTCAGTTCCGTCCTCATAGCTGACGGTCAATCCTTCCTTGCGGAGTGCATCGGACTGCTCCCTGCTCCGGCACCATATTCTGACGTCATAGCCGGCATGGATCAGTTTTCCTGCAAGCAGCAAGCCTATTGAGCCTGCACCGATAATGTCTATTTTCACGCCGTTTAGCCATCCTTCCAATAATTTCCCCCATTATAGCCTGCTGCTGCCCCTAATTGCAAAATAAATAAAAGCCGCCTGACGCCTGCCTTTCGGCATTCGTCCGCAGCTTTTACAAGGAAAGTCGGCTATTCCATCCGCTCCAAATTTCCGTTTGCATCCATTTTAAATCTGGTTTTCATTTCTTCCTCTTCTTCATTAAGGAACGCCAGCCTGCGTGCACGGTCCATAATCTGGATCAGCGCCTTGTAATCATCATTCACTACCCGGTAATCACTTTGAGCCAGATTCACTTCTTTAGACAGCCGCTCATTTTCTGACCGGAGCTCCAGCAGCTCATCCTCTTTATCCCGGAGATCACGCTCCAGCATTTTCAGCTGGCGGCCTGCCTCCTGAAAGGTCCCCTTCCACTGTCTCAAAAACCGGATGACCGCATCAATGGATAACGAGCTTTCATTTAAATTGTCACTTCGTCCGTATTCTTCTTCAATGTCTCCCAGAATCAGACCGGCAACCTGCGCCCCTCTGTTTACCGGCTGCTTTTTCAGATAGCTCCGCTTCTGGCGCTGGCCCTTTGCGATGCCGATGGCATCCTCATAGCTTTTCCGGACACAGCTGTTCCAGCGGAATCCGCAGGCAGCCGAGGTTCTGCCGATCTTTTCACCCACCTCTTCAAAAGCGGCAAGCTGGGTACTGCCCTCCCGGATATGACGCAGCGTTATTTCGGCCAATATCAAATCATCTTCCGCACTCCAAGCATCCTGTCTAACGGCTGTCATAAAGCCTAACCCTCCTAACAACATCTTAAAATAACCATCCTCATAACCGGCAGCTCCGCCGGACAGTGAATAGGATAAAAGCTGCTTACTCCATTTCTATGCCTCTGCTAGAGTTCATAGAATCTATTTGATACTAAATTGTATTTCCATTTTGTTTACACATCATACTCAGGGCGCTATATTTTCCCACGAAAGAATAAGTCAATTACAAAAATCATATTTATTATAAAAATAAACATTTTCTTCAATGAATTCGTTTACAGTTTTTTATCAGGAAGTTATAATAGATCCAATGAAGCACTTTTGGGGAATCATTTCTAAGAAGGGGGATACTCTCTTGGACCGTATGTTCCGCGTATTGGGATTCTTCACGCTCACCATCGGGCTCATGGCCTTCGCCGGGGATTTAACGGAAATGGCTCTGCTCTTCTTTTTACAAACAGCATTCTTTGTTGTACTGGGTTATATGAAATTCACGGAGAAAACGTATATTCTGCTCTTCTGGGGCTATATGATCGTAACCTTCACGGGCTTCAGCTACTGGACGGTCTTTCAGATGGGGCTGCCGCTGTAACTTCTTCTGCAACGGGATAATCATAAATGAATCAGCCTTCCCTGCTAAAGCCCCACTTTGTGGGGTTATTTTGTGTGCTCCTGCGGGAAAACAGGGTATGATATTTTAACAGGACAAAACATAGTAATAGTACATACAGATATTCTGCAAAAGGTGGTGATGTAGTGCTCTCCCGCAACAAGGCAATCCGAAGCTTCGTAACCCTGGCCATCCTTATTTCACTTACTGTACTTCTGCCGCCGCAGGCGGCTTACCTGTCGGCAGGTAACGGCTCTGCAGCAGCCCCTCCGCCCTCCTTCCCGGATAATGAAGAAACGCGCAGGCTGCTGGAGCAGACGCTCTCCTCTGCCGAAATCGAAAAAGAAATCACCAGAATAACTGCCGAGCAGGCTGTACTGGAGCAAAAGGCCGCAGAGCTGACAAAGCAGGCTGCCACCAAGCAAACCGCTATATCCGGCCAGCAGGAGCGTGCAGGCGCCATTGTCCGTTCTTATTATATGGGTGAAAGGGACGGGCTGCTCGCAGCTGTACTGTCAGCCAAAAGCATCAGCCGAGTGCTTGCCCTGTATGATTATTACGAGATTATTATCGGACGGGATCATGATATTCTGAGGCAATATGAAGGGGAATATAAGGATCTGAAGGCAACACTTACGGCTGCCGAGCGCAGCTCGAAAGAGTTGGAGGAGCTCAAAAGCGCACTTCTGGAGCAGCAGGTGCGGGTCGCGGCGCTGAATGAGGAGATCGAAGGCGGCATCAGGTCCAGCAGTGATCCGGAAAGCATGAGCGCTCTTCTGAATGAATTTACGAGATACTGGGAGAACATCGGACTGCATGAGGTAAAAACTTATTTTAAGGCGCTGTCATCGGCCATGAACCGGCTCCCCCAGTTCGTCCAGGGGCGTGACGGTGTTCTGACCCGCAAGGGGATGACCTATACGCTGGCTTTGAAGGAAGAGGATCTGAACAGCTTCCTGGTCTCGCAAAATACACTGTTCAAAGATTTCAGCTTCCGGTTCGATAACGGCAATGTCATCGCTTCAGGCGCGAGCGGCGGTCTAACGCTTACGCTTACCGGTCGCTACACGATCCAGGAAGAGCCGGTTAACGGTCTGATGTTCCATATCGACAATGTGGTATTTAACGGACTGGAGCTGCCGGAAACGACCCGCCGGGAGCTGGAGGATGAATTCGATCTCGGCTTCTATCCCGGTAAAATCGTCTCGTTTCTGCATGCAGATGAGGTCGACAGCAGAGATGGTGTGCTGTATGTCAAGCTCTCCATCTCATTCTGAGCCAATTCCCGTTGCCTCCTTATATCCCGCAGCATCCAGCTTGCCGGTCAGCAGCAGGGTTACCGCTGAGGAAACAGCATCCCAGCTGCCGTCTGACGGCTGTACCGTAATGTCCTCCTCCGCCAAGAGCCGGTCTGTGTCAAAAGGAAGATCAGCAAGCTCCGGCTGCGCTGATTTGTACAGTTCCTCCAGCGCCGGCAGCCGGTTCGTATTCTCCAGCCATTCCAGCTGTGCTGTAGCAGAGGTAATATAAGCCAGCCAGTTCACCGCAGTTTCCGGATTGGCTGAGCCTGCAGGGAGTGCAAAAAACCGGCTGTGCACCGCCTCATATGCGGTGCCGGGCACTCCGGCCGGAGCCTTGACGGCAAGTGCTGCATTGCCGTTCATCTGCCACTCAGACAGCGGAAGCACAGCCAGGGCCAGCCTGCCGCTCTGAAGCATATCCCATAGCTCTGTATTGAAGCGGCTGCTTAAATAGAAATAACTGCGGGCAATCTGCACCCAGTCCAGCGCAGCCGTATAATCCGCCTCCATGCTCAGCCCCATGCTCGCAAGCAGAGCGGAGAACCCGTATGCGTTACGGCTGTCCATAGCCAGCAGGTACTGCTCTGCGTCCGGATTCTGCTCCTGCTCTGCGCGCAGCTGATTCAGCAGCCCGCTCCATTCCTCCAGGCTAGCCGGCGGTTCAGCAAAGCCTAATTCAGTCAGCCGCTGCGGCGAATATACAAGCACATAAGGGTCTATATCCAGCGGAATCCCCCAGTCATAGCCGTTCCACTGCATTTGCGGAATCAGCACGGTCAGCGGCGCACTGCCCGGCACGCTCTGATAGACATCCACCGGCAGCAGATAACCGCGCGTCGCCAGATCTGCGATATTCCGTCCGTCGGTCATGATAATGTCGGGACTCTCCATTGTCGCCAGCTCCTGCTTGAGCATAACGGCATTTTCTTCATTGTCTACATTGCTGATCAGTACCTGGATTCCGGTGGACAGCGTATAGTTGCT
Proteins encoded:
- a CDS encoding DUF3397 domain-containing protein, translating into MELLQNSFVILGVIPVVPFLIVYFIGTGLKQDRKRTLMLAMDVTTLFLLLSVSALFNILFDVRFGFYFILLIVLISAGLIGGAQNRLKGKVDGRRLFRAVWRLSFFFLCVLYILFLFIVLIQYISQAM
- a CDS encoding ketopantoate reductase family protein, which gives rise to MEGWLNGVKIDIIGAGSIGLLLAGKLIHAGYDVRIWCRSREQSDALRKEGLTVSYEDGTEPVFVKGTAFTASAAEAFAETYLREPGEWVAVTLKQQAFHSELPDMLKNLAGVRLQAVCFQNGSGHLEKLRELLPHASVWAAVTTEAAKRKTLTEVIHTGRGEVYIGQETAGYTIAETDRQFPEGAAGSFTDALLAAGFSASMSNKVNTLIYRKLLINAVINPLTAVWRIQNGELLASDQRVRLMKELYAEAVAVYDACGIDYEADAWEHITRVCRATSGNTSSMLADVLAGRRTEIRWINGSIVDLAERRGIQVPLHRWICQLVEGMSARER
- a CDS encoding RsfA family transcriptional regulator, producing the protein MTAVRQDAWSAEDDLILAEITLRHIREGSTQLAAFEEVGEKIGRTSAACGFRWNSCVRKSYEDAIGIAKGQRQKRSYLKKQPVNRGAQVAGLILGDIEEEYGRSDNLNESSLSIDAVIRFLRQWKGTFQEAGRQLKMLERDLRDKEDELLELRSENERLSKEVNLAQSDYRVVNDDYKALIQIMDRARRLAFLNEEEEEMKTRFKMDANGNLERME
- a CDS encoding DUF2626 domain-containing protein, encoding MDRMFRVLGFFTLTIGLMAFAGDLTEMALLFFLQTAFFVVLGYMKFTEKTYILLFWGYMIVTFTGFSYWTVFQMGLPL
- a CDS encoding coiled-coil domain-containing protein, encoding MLSRNKAIRSFVTLAILISLTVLLPPQAAYLSAGNGSAAAPPPSFPDNEETRRLLEQTLSSAEIEKEITRITAEQAVLEQKAAELTKQAATKQTAISGQQERAGAIVRSYYMGERDGLLAAVLSAKSISRVLALYDYYEIIIGRDHDILRQYEGEYKDLKATLTAAERSSKELEELKSALLEQQVRVAALNEEIEGGIRSSSDPESMSALLNEFTRYWENIGLHEVKTYFKALSSAMNRLPQFVQGRDGVLTRKGMTYTLALKEEDLNSFLVSQNTLFKDFSFRFDNGNVIASGASGGLTLTLTGRYTIQEEPVNGLMFHIDNVVFNGLELPETTRRELEDEFDLGFYPGKIVSFLHADEVDSRDGVLYVKLSISF
- a CDS encoding extracellular solute-binding protein, whose amino-acid sequence is MLKRKNYWLLFAVLLLALTSLSPSMELDTTEGNNPPRQPQRLSQQPDSGDKNNVSSLNIRVSMSSGELKALQRISSNYTLSTGIQVLISNVDNEENAVMLKQELATMESPDIIMTDGRNIADLATRGYLLPVDVYQSVPGSAPLTVLIPQMQWNGYDWGIPLDIDPYVLVYSPQRLTELGFAEPPASLEEWSGLLNQLRAEQEQNPDAEQYLLAMDSRNAYGFSALLASMGLSMEADYTAALDWVQIARSYFYLSSRFNTELWDMLQSGRLALAVLPLSEWQMNGNAALAVKAPAGVPGTAYEAVHSRFFALPAGSANPETAVNWLAYITSATAQLEWLENTNRLPALEELYKSAQPELADLPFDTDRLLAEEDITVQPSDGSWDAVSSAVTLLLTGKLDAAGYKEATGIGSE